Proteins found in one Myxococcota bacterium genomic segment:
- a CDS encoding PaaI family thioesterase, which translates to MAPEPGKLLGKGHPAGDFLEAWNWKLLERGKGVLRVEAHLPDRVRNPRGQLFGGFTPTYVDLISLFASRTGEAAAADGEANRPWLATTNMRVDYFDPVMGPTFHLEARIVRERGRTVMIETRFLDPADGKLLVFALTTLRRVTRSNKLGDE; encoded by the coding sequence ATGGCGCCCGAGCCCGGGAAGCTCCTGGGCAAGGGTCACCCCGCCGGTGACTTCCTCGAGGCCTGGAACTGGAAGCTGCTCGAGCGCGGCAAGGGCGTGCTCAGAGTCGAGGCTCACCTGCCCGATCGCGTGCGCAACCCGCGCGGCCAGCTCTTCGGCGGCTTCACGCCGACCTACGTCGACCTGATCTCGCTGTTCGCGTCGCGCACGGGCGAGGCCGCCGCCGCAGACGGCGAGGCCAACCGCCCCTGGCTCGCCACCACCAACATGCGCGTCGACTACTTCGACCCGGTGATGGGCCCGACCTTCCACCTGGAGGCGCGCATCGTGCGCGAGCGCGGCCGTACCGTGATGATCGAGACACGCTTCCTCGACCCTGCCGACGGCAAGCTACTCGTGTTCGCCCTGACCACGCTCCGGCGAGTGACTCGCTCGAACAAGCTCGGCGACGAGTAG